The genomic segment AGCATTTGATTCGTCAACTGCTCTCGAACCTCTTGTGGCATCAAATAGCCAATCTCACTCCACATTTTCCGTACAGTCAAGATCAGTCCAAGCCGTCGTAATTTCGTCAAGCCGACTGACAGATGTCTGTGCTCTTTTGACGTTTCGCGTTCCCAAGTTCGTTTGCTAAAAAAACCTCTCGTCGCTTTGGTTACGAAAAGCCGGATAACGGTTCGTTCCAACTCATCTGCCTGTTTCCACACTTGCCCAATAAAAACGGGGTCCAATAATCTCGCTGTTAACTCTTGCTCTTCGGCAATCTGATATCGTTTGGTTTGTTCATGTAGAATCGCTTGTCGCGTTGATTCGGACAGGTATTCCAGCGAATCCTTCACACGCACGCCTGTCACCTCAGTCTATATGATGTTCGATTCATTACTTTTACCAATTGGAGGGATCTTGATGTTGCATGTATTTCCTAGTTTGCTCTTAACAGCAACCTTGGCAGTAACGGGTACACAAGTCTTGTCACCTCAACATCCTACCGTATCTGAGCCTGTGGCGAAAGAGGCTGTACAAGCAGATGCGACTTACGAGGCCGTTGCTGCTCCATATCCGCCTGCCGTGCAGGAAGCTTTGAAAAAAGTTCGAAAAAATGGCGGACACACAATCGTCCGTGCCAATGGAAAATCCTATGTTGTCGTGGGTGCGGGACAGCGCCCTACAGGAGGATATCGTTTAGTAGCGGATCAAGTCAAGCGGACAGGCCCTCATGCCTTTGCCGTACACGTTCGTGTACAAGCACCAGCAAAAGGTTCGATGAAAACCCAGGTCATCAGCTATCCGACTTTGGTGATTGCCCTTCCAGACCAGCAAGCAAAAGTCAGTGTGCATATGCGCTAATCTATCCACGAAAAAAGCCGACAGTTCGAATGCCACAAGGCGTATCGAAGTCGGCTTTTTTCCTTTTCCCAACAGTTAGCCTTGCTTATCAGGGCTTTACCTCAATGGAAAAGCTCTCTGCAACACCATACGACTCGTGGTTATTATGGGCCAATTCTACCTTGACCTCATGCTTCCCAGCCGGGATATCCTTCAATACATAGCTAGGTTCAAATACTTTGGCGATCTTTTTGCCGTCGAGGTACAGATGAACATGCCCTTCCCCGTGCTTGTTTTCTTTCCCCATGTTTTCGAGGGAAAAAGAGAAGTTCGTAACGGCCAATTTGAGCTGCAAATCATCTTTCTCAAGGGTATGCGTCACAGCGAGTGTCGGCGCTGCATGATGAGCGTGCGACTCGTCTGCTACCACTTCGGTTTGCTCTTGTTGGTTCGCATACACAAACCATTCCACACCAGCCGCAATGGCAATCAATAGAAACAAACGGAAAAGAAATCGTTTGGTTTTCACCGGAGCTGCTCCCTTCCAAAATGAGTCTTACCCCAGTGTGCCCGACTCCTGATTGGTTCATTCATCCATTTTTACATCATGATCTCCCTGCTATCCATACATACTCAGCTTTCCAATAGGCAAAAGTAACCACAAGATCTTTTGAGGAGGTCAATGACTGCGTATGAATGCATGGAACGAAACTCTTTCTATTTTTGCTTTAGGAGGAGTATATGAAATCGGCAAAAACATGTACGGGATTCAATGCGGGGATGAAATTGTCCTCATCGATTGTGGTTCGAAGTTCCCTGATGAGAGTTATTTAGGAATTGATCTGATCATACCGGACATTAGTTATCTGCTGGAAAATCAAGAAAAAGTACGCGCCTTGATTGTCACGCATGGGCATGAGGATCACATCGGAGGCATTCCCTATTTTTTAAGACAATTAAATGTCCCTGTTTACGGTACCCGTTTAACGTTAGGACTTATTGAATTGAAGCTGAAGGAGCATAACTTGCTTCATCAGTCCACCCTCATCTCTATCGATCGTCACTCAACCATTTCATTAGGCTCGCTCACGATCAGCTTTTTTCAAACAAACCATAGCATTCCTGATTGCTTGGGTGTCGTGTTTGAGACTAAAGCAGGCTCTATTGTGCATACGGGCGATTTTAAATTTGATTTAACCCCGGTGCATAAGCAATCCCCTGATTTGCACAGAATGGCTGAAATCGGGCAGAAAGGTGTATTGGCCTTGTTGTCGGAGAGTACCAATGCGGAGCGCCCTGGCT from the Brevibacillus brevis genome contains:
- a CDS encoding protease complex subunit PrcB family protein, yielding MLHVFPSLLLTATLAVTGTQVLSPQHPTVSEPVAKEAVQADATYEAVAAPYPPAVQEALKKVRKNGGHTIVRANGKSYVVVGAGQRPTGGYRLVADQVKRTGPHAFAVHVRVQAPAKGSMKTQVISYPTLVIALPDQQAKVSVHMR
- a CDS encoding thioredoxin domain-containing protein produces the protein MKTKRFLFRLFLLIAIAAGVEWFVYANQQEQTEVVADESHAHHAAPTLAVTHTLEKDDLQLKLAVTNFSFSLENMGKENKHGEGHVHLYLDGKKIAKVFEPSYVLKDIPAGKHEVKVELAHNNHESYGVAESFSIEVKP